In the genome of Fusobacterium russii ATCC 25533, one region contains:
- the htpX gene encoding zinc metalloprotease HtpX, whose product MFINSLKTGFLIFALIALFTFIGGMLGNENGALIGLLISGGVSFFSYWFSDKMVIKAYRAKEVDSTTNPRLYGIVKKLAMNANLPMPKVYIIPERQPNAFATGRNPKNAAVACTQGLLDLMNDNELAGVMAHELGHVKHRDILISTIAATFAGAIANISRFLPYASRGNNRNNRNSNAGLGILVALLGPIAASIIQMTISRRREFMADRAGAEISGNPLYLRNALEKLENYSQSIPMSNTGNPATAHMFIVNPFAGLRGLQNLFRTHPSTYDRIRELDKLAMEKGLLM is encoded by the coding sequence ATGTTTATAAATAGTTTAAAAACAGGATTTTTAATATTTGCATTGATTGCTTTATTCACTTTTATTGGTGGTATGTTGGGAAATGAAAATGGTGCTTTGATAGGCTTGCTTATATCAGGTGGAGTGAGCTTTTTCAGCTACTGGTTCAGTGATAAGATGGTAATTAAAGCTTACAGGGCAAAAGAAGTTGACTCTACAACAAATCCAAGACTTTATGGAATTGTAAAAAAATTAGCAATGAATGCCAATTTACCTATGCCTAAAGTTTATATAATCCCAGAAAGGCAACCCAATGCATTTGCAACTGGAAGAAATCCAAAAAATGCTGCTGTTGCATGTACTCAGGGACTTTTAGATTTAATGAATGATAATGAATTAGCCGGTGTAATGGCTCATGAACTAGGTCATGTAAAACATAGAGATATTTTAATCAGCACAATAGCTGCAACTTTTGCCGGTGCAATAGCTAATATTTCTCGTTTTTTACCATATGCCAGTCGTGGAAATAATAGAAACAATAGAAACAGCAATGCCGGTCTTGGTATTCTGGTTGCTTTACTTGGACCTATAGCAGCTTCTATAATTCAAATGACAATTTCTCGTAGAAGAGAGTTTATGGCAGATAGGGCTGGGGCTGAAATTTCAGGAAACCCTTTATATTTAAGAAATGCTTTAGAAAAACTTGAAAATTACAGTCAAAGCATTCCTATGTCAAATACAGGCAATCCGGCAACTGCCCATATGTTTATTGTAAATCCTTTTGCAGGACTAAGGGGATTACAAAATTTATTCAGAACTCACCCTTCTACTTATGACAGAATAAGAGAGCTTGATAAATTGGCAATGGAAAAAGGATTGTTAATGTAA
- a CDS encoding FxLYD domain-containing protein: protein MKKLFLTLSMAILFSSCIIGSVVGGTISAAGSIVGGTIKATGKIIGAIIGDDEGEIKAKGVKYTYSDAKVEVDHDKTIVSGTVYHNTRTKENVRIEIPCYDKNKNYLGDAVDTIDSLEKKEKWKFNAVIYNTDVKYANVKDAYISSSN, encoded by the coding sequence ATGAAAAAATTGTTTTTAACATTAAGTATGGCAATATTATTTTCTTCTTGTATAATAGGCTCAGTTGTTGGGGGAACTATAAGTGCTGCAGGTAGCATTGTCGGCGGAACTATAAAGGCAACTGGGAAAATTATTGGAGCAATAATAGGAGATGATGAAGGAGAAATAAAAGCTAAGGGAGTAAAATATACTTACTCAGACGCAAAAGTTGAAGTGGATCATGATAAAACTATTGTTTCCGGAACTGTTTATCATAATACAAGGACTAAGGAAAATGTCAGAATTGAAATCCCATGCTATGATAAAAATAAAAATTATCTGGGCGACGCAGTTGATACTATAGATAGTTTAGAAAAAAAGGAAAAATGGAAATTTAATGCAGTAATCTATAATACAGATGTAAAATATGCCAATGTAAAAGATGCATATATTTCATCTAGTAATTAG